The Acropora palmata chromosome 10, jaAcrPala1.3, whole genome shotgun sequence genome contains a region encoding:
- the LOC141893734 gene encoding ethanolaminephosphotransferase 1-like, with amino-acid sequence MPPESKDLSSVKDKTSSFNRLHTAESKRSKGMYLTPEELRGFDKYKYKSEDTSPVSKYITHPFWNFVVQFFPRWLAPNLLTFSGWSLLFMIYAVTCYYDPHFMASVGDDESKRLPSILWLIFAFAHFTAHTFDGCDGKQARRTNSSSPLGELFDHGLDSSAAFLIPMSLFSLFGHGPGIVSLLELYHIMLACLLGFFVAHWEKYNTGSLFLPWTYDASQLAIVLVYLLTYFFGVDLWKIQLMPGFPCCHVFRWTVYFTSVIVTVAMAVYNVYQARISKTDRGLTFYEGCRPMLSFGGLVALFYAWLLLSPAGILELQPRMFFTATGIVFSNITCRLIVSTMSGQRCQPFNVMLLPVCAIILIVPFVQSAQVEVAILALYTAGVAVFHVHYGVFVVRELCDHLHINCFSIKKP; translated from the exons ATGCCTCCGGAATCAAAAGACTTGTCCTCTGTGAAGGACAAAACTTCCTCTTTCAATAGACTGCATACTGCAGAGTCAAAGAGATCAAAAGGCATGTATCTTACACCAGAAGAGCTTAGAGGGTTCGACAAGTACAAG tACAAATCCGAGGATACTTCACCTGTTTCAAAGTATATAACTCACCCTTTTTGGAATTTCGTAGTACAG TTCTTTCCTAGATGGTTAGCACCCAATCTTCTCACGTTCAGTGGCTGGAGTCTATTATTTATGATTTATGCAGTCACATGTTATTACGACCCCCATTTCATGGCTTCTGTTGGAGATGATGAAAGCAAAAGGTTGCCCTCTATTTTGTGGCTCATATTCGCCTTTGCACACTTCACAGCTCACACCTTTGATGGTTGTGATGGCAAACAAGCTCGTAGAACCAACAGCAG CTCTCCTTTAGGTGAATTATTTGACCATGGTCTGGACAGTTCAGCAGCATTCTTGATTCCTatgagtttattttctttgtttggtcATGGACCTGGCATTGTGTCTCTGTTGGAACTGTATCACATCATGTTAGCTTGTTTATTGGGATTTTTTGTGGCACACTGGGAAAAATACAACACTGGCTCGCTGTTCCTTCCCTGGACATATGATGCCAGTCAATTG GCTATTGTGCTTGTTTACCTCTTAACTTATTTCTTTGGAGTAGATTTGTGGAAAATCCAGTTAATGCCAGGCTTCCCTTGTTGTCATGTTTTTCGATGGACAGTGTACT TTACTTCAGTAATCGTTACTGTAGCCATGGCTGTCTACAATGTGTACCA GGCACGTATTTCTAAAACAGACCGTGGCCTGACTTTCTATGAGGGTTGTCGGCCCATGCTGTCTTTTGGTGGGTTGGTTGCCTTGTTCTACGCCTGGCTTCTTTTGTCTCCTGCTGGGATTCTTGAGCTTCAACCACGCATGTTTTTCACAGCTACTGGAATTGTTTTCTCCAATATTACT TGTCGGTTGATAGTAAGTACAATGAGTGGTCAGAGATGTCAGCCATTCAACGTCATGCTCTTGCCAGTCTgtgcaattattttaattgtgcCATTTGTTCAATCTGCCCAAGTGGAGGTTGCTATCCTTGCCCTCTACACAGCCGGGGTAGCAGTATTTCACGTTCATTACGGTGTTTTTGTG GTACGAGAATTATGTGATCATCTTCACATTAATTGTTTCTCCATCAAGAAACCTTGA
- the LOC141893735 gene encoding sister chromatid cohesion protein DCC1-like: MADQRSVLEDVNKLADAAGLVNRKGLVQVLQFSHNPNNDECKLLELPHRILDTLKVGNSVTIRGDHQDEAVLCTDKETYDLKVADTSNSLLLVPDCVLPKDEAFKSEVSPLVFREVSSCYTTYFELKQRRPKLEKLKFLLVGDLYKGPENEENTGHLEDDSVKKRSLHTLADLLSKVQASETEILEALKKIEALEINGHWRLLDTDYKEKVVIGILTLLEEKDWSYEAVPVRECCDILQELEPRIILEHCLNCYGEVTNMETDSGDENTVYYRLSEDKICRFYAEYLLRQAGRFNYHEFMDSWQQSVPEGMVTKSAHLAGIALTDMQSIPPVIWHFPASDLPDDPVPRFMKLFKVQPKWTFNEIQPYIQDLAAPGQSLNALLMKFARSSTDATGVKVYNSKKAF; encoded by the exons ATGGCGGACCAAAGAAG TGTCTTGGAAGATGTTAACAAACTTGCTGATGCTGCTGGTCTGGTCAATAGAAAAGGCTTGGTGCAAGTGCTACAGTTTTCACACAATCCCAATAATGATGAATGTAAACTGTTAGAACTACCTCATAGAATATTGGACACCCTTAAAGTTGGAAATAG TGTAACCATAAGAGGTGACCATCAAGATGAGGCTGTGTTGTGCACAGATAAGGAAACATATGACTTGAAGGTCGCTGATACTTCAAACTCTTTACTTCTGGTGCCAGATTGTGTTTTACCCAAGGATGAAG CATTCAAATCAGAAGTTTCCCCATTGGTGTTCAGAGAG GTTTCCAGTTGTTATACAACATACTTTGAACTCAAGCAGAGGAGGCCCAAACTGGAGAAACTCAAATTTCTGTTAGTGGGAGATTTGTACAAAGGAccagaaaatgaagaaaatacagGCCATCTTGAGGATGATTCTGTGAAAAAGAGAAGCCTG CACACTCTTGCAGATTTACTTTCCAAAGTGCAAGCCAGTGAAACTGAGATTCTTGAAGCTTTGAAGAAAATTGAAGCTCTAGAGATTAATG GACACTGGCGACTACTTGATACTGACTATAAAGAGAAAGTAGTGATAGGAATCTTGACCTTGTTAGAGGAGAAGGATTGGAGCTATGAAGCTGTTCCAGTGAGGGAATGCTGTGATATACTGCAGGAACTAGAACCAAG AATTATACTTGAGCACTGTCTTAACTGCTATGGAGAAGTAACAAACATGGAAACAGATTCAGGAG ATGAAAACACTGTCTATTACAGACTCTCAGAAGACAAAATATGTAGATTTTATGCTGAGTATCTTCTCAGACAAGCTGGAAGG ttcaatTACCATGAGTTTATGGATTCCTGGCAACAAAGTGTTCCAGAAGGAATGGTCACAAAATCTGCACATTTAGCT GGTATTGCTCTGACAGACATGCAAAGTATTCCACCAGTCATTTGGCATTTCCCGGCTTCAGATCTTCCAGATGATCCTGTGCCCAG ATTTATGAAATTGTTTAAAGTGCAGCCCAAGTGGACATTCAATGAAATACAGCCATATATACA GGATCTTGCAGCACCTGGTCAGTCATTAAATGCACTTCTAATGAAGTTTGCTCGCTCATCAACAGATGCTACTGGAGTAAAGGTGTACAACTCCAAAAAGGCATTTTGA
- the LOC141893727 gene encoding protein phosphatase 1G-like, which yields MGAYLAKPKTEKISEGKTNGVLSYGVSCMQGWRVSMEDAHTCLLDFDNSATLFAVYDGHGGSEVAQYVSKKLPEVLKNSESYKKGEVKQSMVDCFLEVDQLIISDKGLAELKEIAGVDKDLDEEEDLNLLEQEAVMPLQELLAKLREVKKAEGYEENDVEEEFGKDEGPNKENTASNEEKAAIETQGVSDSKNGNENEKMKQNGSEAEAVCSSSVENGDCRKSKVEEEKDLKKEKDLDTDDAIDTKDKKLDEEKKEVCQGDKNADETTAADEGNKTEEEEECHDDDDEDDDDDDDDDDDDDDDDDDEEGNELPFQGSDEVGYDSGTTAIVALLRGSQLTVANVGDSRCVLCRNGIALDMSMDHKPEDEQELNRIHKAGGKVTCEGRVNGGLNLSRALGDHSYKLQSELSAHEQQITAMPDVKQTQLTDADKFMVIACDGIWNVKGSQEVVDFVAARLREQTKDNGVDLERICEELLDACLAPDTSGDGSGCDNMTIIIVLFTSSSSTTENENDKKRKIVDEKPDNDIAEKRCKSNES from the exons ATGGGAGCTTATTTGGCGAAACCGAAAACGGAGAAAATTTCCGAAGGGAAAACGAACGGAGTCTTAAGTTACGGGGTTTCTTGTATGCAAGGCTGGAGAGTGTCTATGGAG GATGCTCATACGTGTTTGCTGGATTTTGATAACAGTGCTACACTTTTTGCAGTTTATGATGGTCACGGAG GTTCTGAAGTGGCACAGTATGTCTCTAAGAAGCTTCCTGAGGTCCTTAAAAACTCTGAAAGTTACAAGAAAGGGGAGGTCAAGCAATCAATGGTGGATTGTTTCTTGGAAGTGGACCAGCTTATTATAAGTGATAAA GGCTTAGCAGAGTTGAAGGAAATAGCAGGTGTGGACAAAGATcttgatgaagaagaagacTTGAATTTATTGGAGCAGGAAGCAGTAATGCCATTACAAGAGCTATTGGCAAAGCTTAGAGAG GTGAAGAAGGCTGAAGGCTATGAGGAAAATGATGTTGAAGAGGAATTTGGCAAAGATGAGGggccaaataaggaaaatacaGCTTCAAATGAAGAAAAGGCTGCCATAGAAACACAAGGTGTTAGCG ATTCCAAGAATgggaatgaaaatgagaagatGAAACAGAACGGTTCAGAAGCTGAAGCAGTGTGCTCGTCTTCTGTCGAAAACGGTGACTGCAGAAAATCCAAGGTGGAGGAAgagaaagatttaaaaaaggaaaaagatttAGATACCGATGATGCAATTGACACTAAAGATAAAAAATTGGatgaggaaaagaaagaagtcTGTCAAGGGGATAAAAATGCCGACGAAACTACAGCTGCTGATGAAGGAAACAAaactgaagaagaagaagaatgtcatgatgacgatgatgaggatgatgatgatgatgatgatgacgacgacgatgatgatgacgatgatgacgatgaggAAGGGAATGAGTTGCCATTTCAAGGCTCGGATGAG GTTGGTTACGATAGTGGGACCACGGCCATTGTTGCTCTGCTGCGAGGAAGTCAACTTACAGTGGCTAATGTTGGAGATTCACGGTGTGTTTTATGTCGGAATGGCATCGCACTTGACATGTCCATGGACCACAAACCAGAGGATGAACAAGAACTTAATAGGATCCACAAAGCTGGTGGCAAAGTTACTTGTGAAGGCCGAGTAAACGGGGGACTAAATCTGTCCAGAGCTTTAG GTGATCATAGCTATAAATTACAATCTGAACTGTCTGCGCATGAACAACAGATCACTGCGATGCCGGACGTCAAACAAACACAACTGACAGA TGCTGATAAATTTATGGTTATTGCCTGCGATGGGATTTG GAATGTGAAAGGCAGTCAAGAAGTCGTTGATTTCGTAGCTGCCAGACTACGAGAACAAACAAAGGACAATGGGGTCGACCTTGAACGGATTTGTGAAGag ttattaGATGCTTGTTTAGCACCAGATACCAGTGGGGATGGATCAGGCTGTGATAATATGACCATTATTATAGTGCTTTTCACTTCTTCGTCTAGTACCACGGAAAACGAGAATGACAAAAAGCGAAAAATAGTAGACGAAAAACCGGACAATGATATAGCCGAGAAGCGGTGCAAATCAAACGAATCGTAA